In Arachis hypogaea cultivar Tifrunner chromosome 7, arahy.Tifrunner.gnm2.J5K5, whole genome shotgun sequence, the genomic window TACATGTATTTAgtgtctttaaaaaaagatgagACATTGAGACACATTGAATAAAACACAAATAtttattcttttatctttattaatttattcttattcttattctattagtaataatataggagtaaaattaatatttaatttatactaGTGTGTCTTGTCCAGTATTAtcaaatacaataaaatatttgTGTATCTTTATGTACATGTTTCTTTGTATATTTGTGTCTGTATCCATGTAATATAGACTAAGTACATGTCTAATTAAGACTAAGTACTAGTTTATGATATGAAAACAATTTGGAGTCAACATTAATTTAACCaactatttcaaaaatcaaccaataattaaatattaaaaaaatatccaataataacatCAATAAATACatacaatttaagaataaaaagaatatttaaaaataaataaagtaaaatcAATTTAAGGTGTATAATTAAGATTTTgcatttagaatttaagatttaagatttGGAAGGACGGATGATAGTTGGCAGAGGCGGGGTGATGGTCGACAACAATAAGGAGATAATAGACAGTAATGGTgagtgaaattataattttggaagaagtaaaaaagaaatttaaaaaattaattaaaaataacgaGTGATtagatttatttgtttattagttGAAGTTAGCTAATTTTTATTGGCTCCCTAACCAGCTTGTTGTATACGTCATCAAGTCCAGCTTATAAGCAATCTTATGTTATTATTGTCATGAGATGGTAAtaccaaattttattttagaaaattaaaacagATATGATGATCAATGTATAGTTGAATGTTGAGATTTAATTTGgcaaaaataaacaataaataaataaataaaacacacggatatcaaataatttatattatagagAAACATCTCACTTATTATATATTACACAAGCACATAACACACTCAAACGAGAAATCATTGGCACACATATACAACTTATTATATATTACATTCAAACCAAGGATCAAAAGCCAAAAAATAAACAACACTACCATAAAAAAGGTTTGTagccatgttttttttttctatattttaaaaatGTGATTAAAAGAGGTCAACGACCACATTTTTATAAAGATGTGATTGATTAAATATTTGGTTACGTTTTTTTATTACGTTTTAAAAGTGTAGCAAAAGAAATTAATGACCACATTTTTATGAGTAACAATTGATTAGAAATTTAACCACGTATTTTTGTTACGCTTTAAAAACGTGGCTATAGGAAAAAACAGACACACTTTAAAAAAATGACAATATTTTATTACAGTGACATTTTAAAAGCTCCTAATAATATTGTTCATGTCCAAGATTGATTATTGGAATATATATTAGAAAACCTCTTAATAATATTAACCACAAACACATTATTTTGTAAGTTGTTGAGATTCTCCTTCATAAATAGCTGTTGGATGCAGCTATATATATCTATGCCTTGAGAAGGTAAGAATCAACTTCTTTAGCACCCTTGTCAAAGAACTCCATGAATCCATATGGAGCTTCAACATTCTCATTGATTTTCTCATATTCAATAGTGAATTTAGCTGTAGCACCACCATCACTCTTCTCAAAGACTTGAAAAAAGAACTTAAAGACTTTATAGTTCTTACTTATGTCTCCATCGAAAAGGTTGTAAGTAATTGACTTGTTCTCCTTGTCAATAGCTTCAATTTTCTCCTTCAACTTAATTGGCTTGCCATCTATTTTTTGTcacaataatcaattaaaaaaaaccaTTACTCAAAAAAAAGGTatgtattaatttatataaaagaaTTTTTATTTGAACGTTgattaaattagattaaattattctattagtaGTTATAATTCTTCAAATTTATAATTGATTGTAcactttaaaaattttcaattaaaattctATATTACTTTTAAATTTGTAATCATATCCTTGCCGTTTAAAAAATATTGAACGTCTGAATATGCTAAAGCATATATTATTAGTAATAtaagatgaataaaaatatttttacaatatttattattaaatagaattaattataaatttaaaacaggtacaaagacttaattaaaaatatttaaaatataaaaatctaattataaatttaaaaaatttataagaacTAACGCACTAATTTAACCATGAAATTATTACCTACGATAAGAGTCCAATTCTTAACCGAATGAGGGACATGCCAGTTATCACCTTCATGCATGTTGCCTTCAAGGATTCTTTCACAAATGTTTTGAAGCTTGTGGAATTGAGTTATAAAGATGTTGAAGTACTTTGCAGCTGGTGTTTGGACCGTAACTTCAACACTAAGTTTACCACTTAGCACCATGTCTACTCAAGAAAGAAGCCTAAAGTATTTGTGAAGGAAGAAAAATATGTAAATGATGAGAGATGGATAAACATATTCTGCCTTATAGAGCCTTATATAGAAAGAGTATAGATTCTGATCTAATCTAACGAGGCATGAAGTCACGCGGTTAGGttataaattgatttttaaaatcaatttggaTTCAACAATGCTAGGAACTAACTTTATATAAGCCAAGAATCAGCCAATTGGTAAACCAGAAGCACCGGTGACTTTAACTGGATGTTGCTACTGATAGGCACACgcatgtttctttttcttgtaaattagatggttttggatatgatttctatgtttcatatattacgcattaataaaacataattaattatatggaacCAACAAATGAATGATCAAAGCATCTGTTCCGTGATTCTCTCCTAACACTAGCGTATCTTCTCTCATGTTTTGAACgtggtcaacaataatttaacaaacaaattaaattataaattaataaaactaattataattaattatgttgttccattcttggctgattattagttgattccatatacttttccatttGGATTAGTTTAACGGTTAGCTCATTAATTTACTTAAGTAAGTATTAGGAGTTTGAGTCCTGTCTTGTACATGTAACAATTCATTAACCAgcgaaatttttttaaatgaaaccCAAATTTATGATGAATTAGTTATTCGCCTGCTGAGTTAAGAAATAccgtaaaaaataaatttttttataatttaaataaataaaaaaattaattaatcaatattaattaatttttatttcattgtaaaattatttttttaatattcatgttttataaaatttaaaatttagtatgaCTGAGAATATTAAGATAGATGATCAATAACCAtacacaaagttctgaaaatcaaaTTAGACATAGAACtaatggtgttagaaatttaaagatttaattaGAGTTTAATCGGATTGAATTAAATATaatgaaataatatatttttgcatGTATATatcatttctaaaaaaatatttttttatgatttattattttaaatcgaTTCATCTCTAAAATCACACCGgttcaaataattaattaatttttttagtttatatatttttcaatttttaaccaACTAGTTGCGAAGCAATTTAATTAGATCGATTTGACAACCAATTTCTAATTAACTGGGTCAAATTGGACAATTTGTTCCAATTCCGAGAACCGTGGCCATactctataatatatatatatatatatatatatatatatatatatatatatatatatatgaacaaaataaaaaataattatatcaaaaaattttattttatcaaatataaaatgttaacttatatttttaaaaaagttcaatcacatctccaatgattttttttattgaaagtgtGTTTATAATTTGTCTTGATGTATTATTAGGTAAAGTAGTTGATTATCATTTAATGTTGTCGGATGACAATATTTTCATGCCAATGTTGTCAATgcaaatttaatatttgatagATTTAATTAATCAGTGAATtcttatagttttatcaaatttttaattaaatttttatatatattttttaattaaacttttatataatattatattttataattaagtctttatcttaaaattaacagaatattctgtaaacaaaataaatatatctaatacttgattgaatattttattttatttaataaaatatttagttgattctaataatatttttgtgatggcaaaaatttaattataaaatctaatataatataaaaatctaattaaaaaatttaaaaatctatttaaaaatttgatagaatgataaaaaataattaaacctatttaaTATTAGTAATTTATTATATTGTGACCTTTGTTATTATCCAGGTAGCGATGATTAAACAAATCAATAAATTGTTCAACAAAAACCAATTGTAATAAATTAAGAAATGCGTATCTGGACTGTGATAATTGATTAAACCATTCGCTGAGGCAGTAGAAAAGACGAGATCtctggaaaaaaaaattatatgagttAACAATGAACATCAtttatactatctagaataaccatcttAGTATTATGGCTAATAAATATCTCATGTCATAAAATTACTCATCCTAAAAGTTTAaactgattttggggttcaccaagaatcaaactcttgatcttttggatctagaGGTCTAATACCAtgccactcatcccaaaagtttctgTTGATggaaaaagataacactaatggttatatctctaatactgaatcggacatccctaaacctccattgtacacattatacaaatattccattgactccctatactttcttttatcaataaataattttaaaatttttattagttctttTAAGTTTAACGTGCCAGGTACAATatcactaattttttaaatagttgcctatatttttttaagtttctatcatatttttattttcttgttagatATTTTCAGAAAAACAATATTAAACCTAAATAGATACTTCTTTATAAATTATAGATTTTATAAATAACAACGTAATTACATATTtagttacatatttttttaaaaaatcttattccgtaagttttaatatatatatatatatcatggttctgaaaaccgaaccggaccgaCTCGTTCAACCGGAAAAACTGGGAATCGGTCACCTAGCCGGTCCGGGTAACATTAAAAACCGTCTGGCAAAAAATCGGTGGAAGAACCGGTAGAACCGGCGGTTAACCGGTGAATCGGAAGAACCGTTCGATTTTTTGACGGTTTTTTGGTTTGAAATCAGAAAggttaaacgacgtcgttttggcctatttaaaaaaaaaagagaaaacggcAAAAGCAAAACGcgtaaccctaaatccctaataaTCACAATCGGTTTCCAATGGCAATTTCCCTTTTCCAGTTTCCAGAAACCATTCTTCACCCACAGCAGTTCACCACCGAGCCACCATAGCCACCCACAGCTCCAGATTCCAGAAATCACCCAAGCAAGCAGTTCACCACCAAGCCACCCACAGCCACCCACAGCAGCGACGACGTTGAGAGCCGCAACCACCACCCCGTCCTGCTTCTGGCCGAGCCCGCCTCCTCATTCGCCGTCGCCGAACGTCCCCGACACCGCGTCCTCACTCGCCGCCGGTAAGACCCTGTTCTTGATTTATTTGCTACTTCATGATTTTTTGTTTACTGCTTCATGATTTATTTTTTGCT contains:
- the LOC112702303 gene encoding MLP-like protein 43; the encoded protein is MVLSGKLSVEVTVQTPAAKYFNIFITQFHKLQNICERILEGNMHEGDNWHVPHSVKNWTLIVDGKPIKLKEKIEAIDKENKSITYNLFDGDISKNYKVFKFFFQVFEKSDGGATAKFTIEYEKINENVEAPYGFMEFFDKGAKEVDSYLLKA
- the LOC112701070 gene encoding uncharacterized protein, producing MVLKTEPDRLVQPEKLGIGHLAGPGNIKNRLAKNRWKNRKVKRRRFGLFKKKRENGKSKTRNPKSLIITIGFQWQFPFSSFQKPFFTHSSSPPSHHSHPQLQIPEITQASSSPPSHPQPPTAATTLRAATTTPSCFWPSPPPHSPSPNVPDTASSLAAGKQEDRNANYPDMVNKYYDLATSFYEFGWGESFHFAHRWNGESLRESIKRHEHFLSFCSFLLCLYCLTKIG